Proteins encoded in a region of the Stieleria neptunia genome:
- a CDS encoding DmsC/YnfH family molybdoenzyme membrane anchor subunit — protein sequence MSTMLPVVNRQPELVGQLLHEQQQLSAVEQFSDWHSDHESADTVTAPAQEKYYRSLLPATAPGPNEQFAFEVDLNACSGCKACVVACHTLNGLEEDESWRRVGTLLIGDPDYADAAAIQHVTTACHHCEDPGCLNGCPVKAYDKDPVTGIVRHLDDQCIGCKYCTMMCPYEVPQYSDRLGIVRKCDMCHQRLSVGEAPACVQSCPNEAIRITVVPTDNGPSASHETLVPSSPSSNLTGPTTRYVAESPLDPARTRPQDENVDEVAESHWPLAVMLVATQISVGILIAESLSTLVLTAVGISVPDAVPIAAALSAFAIGNIGLGIAPLHLGQPLRMWRVFLGLKTSWLSREAVVLGKFMGLLAGAIALLLLPVVWDWIPTSIQQWIPTEWIPAWAGRALLAASIPVGLAGLYCSAMIYIATKRRPWRGARTLPRFFGTSLTCGPIIAAVVFAFAGFGITAALLCLAGAAAGWWKWTRERRLYRTPAGSDDPYDRRSRRLVHQHLGETLRMRNFSAVVATLLAGLAVVLCPWLPMAGAVCAALSAAVWIAGENLERLLYFQSVVYDRMPGTL from the coding sequence ATGAGCACTATGCTTCCCGTCGTCAACCGACAGCCCGAATTGGTCGGGCAGTTGCTGCACGAGCAACAACAGCTCAGCGCCGTTGAACAGTTCAGCGATTGGCACAGCGATCACGAGTCGGCCGACACCGTGACCGCACCGGCGCAGGAAAAATACTATCGCAGCCTGTTGCCGGCGACGGCCCCCGGACCGAACGAGCAATTCGCCTTCGAAGTCGACTTGAATGCGTGCAGCGGATGCAAGGCCTGTGTGGTGGCCTGCCACACGCTCAACGGATTGGAAGAGGACGAATCATGGCGGCGGGTCGGGACGCTGCTGATCGGCGACCCCGATTATGCCGACGCCGCCGCGATCCAGCATGTCACCACCGCCTGCCACCACTGCGAAGACCCCGGATGCCTGAACGGTTGCCCGGTCAAAGCCTACGACAAAGACCCGGTCACGGGGATCGTCCGCCACTTGGATGACCAATGCATCGGTTGCAAGTACTGCACGATGATGTGCCCGTACGAGGTGCCGCAATACAGCGATCGCCTGGGCATTGTTCGCAAGTGCGACATGTGTCATCAACGTTTGAGCGTGGGCGAAGCACCGGCCTGCGTTCAGTCCTGTCCGAACGAGGCGATTCGCATCACCGTCGTCCCGACCGACAACGGTCCATCCGCTTCGCATGAAACACTCGTTCCCTCATCGCCGTCTTCAAACCTTACCGGTCCGACGACGCGCTACGTTGCCGAATCACCGCTCGATCCCGCGCGGACACGTCCCCAGGACGAGAACGTCGACGAGGTCGCCGAGAGCCATTGGCCGTTGGCGGTGATGTTGGTCGCGACACAGATTTCCGTCGGCATCCTGATCGCGGAATCGCTTTCCACGCTGGTGCTGACCGCCGTGGGAATCAGCGTCCCGGACGCCGTACCGATCGCCGCCGCACTTTCGGCATTCGCGATCGGCAACATCGGGCTTGGGATCGCTCCGCTGCACCTCGGCCAACCGCTTCGCATGTGGCGTGTCTTTTTGGGTTTAAAGACCAGTTGGCTCAGTCGCGAAGCCGTCGTGTTGGGCAAGTTCATGGGACTGCTGGCCGGGGCCATCGCGTTGCTCCTGCTGCCCGTGGTCTGGGACTGGATCCCGACGTCGATCCAACAGTGGATTCCGACCGAATGGATCCCCGCGTGGGCCGGGCGGGCATTGCTGGCTGCTTCGATTCCGGTCGGACTGGCGGGATTGTATTGCAGCGCAATGATCTACATCGCGACCAAACGACGCCCCTGGCGCGGCGCGCGAACGTTGCCGCGTTTCTTCGGCACCTCGCTGACTTGTGGCCCGATCATCGCAGCGGTCGTGTTCGCGTTTGCCGGATTCGGCATCACCGCGGCGCTCTTGTGCCTGGCCGGTGCCGCTGCCGGCTGGTGGAAATGGACGCGTGAACGCCGGCTCTATCGAACCCCTGCCGGTTCCGATGATCCGTACGACCGGCGTTCTCGGCGGCTGGTCCATCAGCATCTCGGTGAGACGTTGCGGATGAGAAACTTCAGTGCCGTCGTCGCCACGCTGCTGGCGGGATTGGCAGTTGTCCTGTGCCCGTGGTTGCCCATGGCCGGCGCGGTCTGTGCCGCGCTGTCTGCCGCGGTCTGGATCGCCGGCGAAAACCTGGAACGCCTGCTGTATTTCCAAAGCGTTGTTTACGACCGCATGCCGGGCACACTTTAA
- a CDS encoding NirA family protein: MSNDKAFTEEQKQFLSGFAFGADVARAVSGLPVISNGSSCGGDASITVGSKTTTTLPIGPEKIALIAQQETESAGKTLCKEELAKKEKNPLDIWDEMQARSDAGEFPKGTDVFLQKFHGLFYVAPAQNSYMCRMRIPGGSLRGWQLAGLADLADRSAGGYLDVTTRANLQYREIPADQAMNILYGLRELDIVSLGSGGDNIRNCTASPLSGIDTCELIETIPLAKRMHHYILNSREMYGLPRKFNIAFDGGGTISALDDTNDIGFHAVRIDEQHATADFPAGVYFQLTLGGITGHKDFARPTGVLLRPDQCLAVAGAIVRVFVKSGDRTDRKKARLKYVLDDWGFEKFVAAVEEQLGRTLGRFDESKLTRSVAENRLAHIGFHPQAQANKNYVGVVLPVGRITSDQARGLAQIADEYGNGEIRLTVWQNLLIPNLSDADTDAVKERLTELGLGYEASSFRAGLVACTGSGGCKYAAAETKTQAMALAEHLESQFKLDSPINIHLTGCHHSCAQHYIGDIGLLGCKVEKGDDMVDGYHVHLGGGWGDRQGIARLIFESIAFEDMPDLISAIIGGYLDQRRDGETFVEFTARSSDDELKSLARALV; encoded by the coding sequence ATGTCCAACGATAAAGCGTTCACCGAGGAACAAAAACAATTTCTTTCCGGATTCGCGTTCGGTGCGGATGTGGCGCGCGCCGTCAGCGGATTGCCGGTCATCAGCAACGGCAGCAGCTGTGGCGGCGATGCATCGATCACCGTCGGCAGCAAAACGACGACGACGCTGCCGATCGGCCCCGAAAAGATCGCGTTGATCGCCCAGCAAGAAACCGAGTCGGCCGGAAAAACGCTCTGCAAGGAAGAACTCGCCAAGAAAGAGAAGAACCCGCTGGACATCTGGGACGAGATGCAGGCCCGCAGCGATGCCGGCGAGTTTCCCAAAGGGACCGACGTGTTCCTGCAAAAATTCCACGGACTATTCTACGTCGCGCCGGCACAAAACAGCTACATGTGCCGCATGCGGATTCCGGGCGGATCGCTGCGGGGCTGGCAACTGGCCGGTCTGGCCGACCTGGCCGATCGATCGGCCGGCGGCTATTTGGACGTGACGACGCGGGCCAACCTGCAATACCGCGAGATCCCCGCCGATCAAGCGATGAACATTCTGTATGGGTTGCGCGAATTGGATATCGTCAGCCTGGGTTCCGGCGGCGACAACATCCGCAACTGCACGGCAAGTCCGCTTTCGGGCATCGACACGTGCGAATTGATCGAGACGATCCCGTTGGCCAAGCGGATGCACCATTACATCTTGAACAGTCGAGAAATGTATGGGCTGCCGCGGAAATTCAACATCGCCTTTGACGGCGGTGGCACCATCAGCGCCTTGGATGACACCAACGACATCGGCTTTCACGCGGTCCGCATCGACGAACAACACGCGACGGCCGACTTCCCTGCCGGCGTGTACTTTCAACTCACACTCGGCGGCATCACCGGGCACAAAGATTTCGCCCGTCCCACCGGAGTCCTGCTACGCCCCGACCAATGCCTTGCCGTCGCCGGCGCCATCGTTCGCGTGTTCGTCAAATCCGGTGATCGCACCGATCGCAAGAAAGCGCGACTGAAGTACGTGTTGGACGATTGGGGGTTCGAAAAATTTGTCGCCGCCGTCGAAGAACAACTCGGTCGGACGCTCGGCCGTTTCGACGAATCCAAATTGACCCGATCGGTCGCCGAAAATCGTCTGGCCCACATCGGGTTTCACCCGCAAGCCCAAGCGAACAAAAACTACGTCGGTGTCGTCTTGCCGGTCGGGCGGATCACCAGCGACCAGGCTCGCGGGCTGGCGCAAATTGCCGACGAGTACGGGAACGGTGAGATCCGTTTGACGGTTTGGCAAAACCTGCTGATCCCCAACCTTTCCGATGCCGACACCGACGCCGTTAAAGAACGACTGACGGAACTGGGACTCGGATACGAAGCGAGCAGCTTTCGAGCGGGGCTGGTTGCCTGCACCGGTAGCGGAGGCTGCAAATACGCCGCGGCCGAAACCAAAACCCAGGCGATGGCGCTGGCCGAACATCTTGAATCCCAATTCAAACTGGACAGCCCGATCAACATCCACTTGACCGGATGCCACCACAGTTGTGCCCAGCACTACATCGGTGACATCGGCTTGCTGGGCTGCAAAGTCGAAAAAGGCGACGACATGGTCGACGGGTACCACGTGCACCTGGGAGGCGGCTGGGGCGACCGCCAGGGGATCGCTCGGCTGATCTTTGAATCGATCGCTTTCGAAGATATGCCCGATTTGATCTCCGCCATCATCGGCGGCTACCTGGATCAACGGCGCGACGGCGAGACGTTTGTTGAATTCACCGCCCGATCCTCCGATGACGAATTGAAATCCCTCGCCCGAGCCTTGGTTTGA
- a CDS encoding sulfite reductase subunit alpha, which yields MTTSFIPESAPFNDEQRAWLNGFFSGMMGMQPGGDASAVMNAAGLSADALPGVMEPEKEEEEDFPWHDDSLPIVDRMELAEGRPVERRLMAAMAQLDCGSCGYLCKSYSEAIASGEETNLTLCSPGGKETSKMIKKVLKESGDTAAPAGKPAGGAAANGTSQQGYTRKTPYDAKLIESRPLNGEGSAKDTRHIAIDLGDSGIQYEVGDALGIYPTNCNELVEAIVHAIGADPNLLTVTPAGDPKSLANALGEEFCLKDPSDELLELALSRVSDPATKTQLSQMLEEGAPDGFDVLDVLQLAGDVPISATEFLETLSPLNPRLYSIASSQACVGNQVHLTVGKVTYDRNGRLRKGAASTMLADRLEPGATLRVFTQANHGGFTVPADPAKPMIMVGPGTGIAPFLAFLQERDATKATGKNWLFFGDQHAATDFLYQQELQSYLDTGLLTRLDTAFSRDGTEKVYVQDRMKQNAAELWSWLQSGAHFYVCGDASRMAVDVDRTLKSIIASEGGLSDQAAADYVAKLSKEKRYVRDVY from the coding sequence ATGACAACCAGCTTTATTCCAGAATCGGCACCTTTCAACGACGAACAACGTGCCTGGCTGAACGGATTTTTCTCCGGCATGATGGGCATGCAACCCGGCGGCGACGCCTCGGCCGTGATGAACGCCGCCGGACTGTCGGCCGATGCCTTGCCGGGGGTGATGGAACCGGAAAAAGAAGAAGAGGAAGACTTTCCCTGGCACGACGACTCGCTGCCGATCGTCGATCGCATGGAGTTGGCCGAAGGCAGGCCCGTCGAACGACGCCTGATGGCGGCGATGGCACAACTGGATTGCGGCTCCTGCGGCTACCTCTGCAAATCCTACAGTGAAGCCATCGCATCGGGAGAAGAAACCAACCTGACGCTCTGCAGTCCCGGCGGCAAAGAAACGTCCAAGATGATCAAGAAGGTGCTGAAGGAATCCGGTGACACCGCAGCACCAGCGGGCAAACCCGCAGGTGGCGCCGCGGCCAACGGGACGTCACAACAGGGCTACACACGCAAAACACCGTACGACGCCAAGTTGATCGAGTCGCGGCCGCTCAACGGTGAAGGCTCGGCCAAAGACACCCGTCACATCGCCATCGATCTGGGTGATTCAGGCATCCAATACGAAGTCGGTGACGCGCTGGGAATCTACCCGACCAATTGCAACGAACTGGTCGAAGCCATCGTCCATGCCATCGGCGCCGATCCCAATCTGTTGACCGTCACACCGGCGGGAGACCCCAAATCACTCGCCAACGCGCTCGGCGAAGAGTTCTGCCTGAAAGACCCCAGTGACGAGTTACTGGAACTGGCACTCAGCCGTGTTTCCGATCCGGCGACCAAAACGCAACTGTCACAAATGCTGGAAGAAGGCGCACCGGACGGTTTTGACGTTTTGGATGTCCTGCAGTTGGCGGGCGATGTGCCGATCAGTGCCACCGAGTTTCTGGAAACGCTTTCGCCCTTGAACCCCCGACTGTATTCGATCGCCAGCAGCCAGGCGTGCGTCGGCAACCAGGTTCACCTGACCGTTGGCAAAGTCACCTACGATCGAAACGGTCGATTGCGAAAGGGCGCCGCCAGCACCATGCTCGCCGATCGCTTGGAACCCGGTGCCACCCTCCGCGTATTCACACAAGCCAATCACGGCGGGTTCACCGTCCCTGCGGATCCCGCCAAGCCGATGATCATGGTCGGTCCAGGTACCGGCATCGCTCCATTTTTGGCGTTCCTGCAAGAACGCGATGCGACCAAGGCGACGGGCAAGAATTGGTTGTTCTTCGGCGACCAACATGCCGCCACGGACTTCTTGTACCAGCAGGAATTGCAGTCGTATCTCGACACCGGATTGTTGACCCGGCTGGACACGGCCTTCAGTCGCGACGGGACGGAAAAAGTTTACGTCCAAGATCGCATGAAACAAAACGCCGCCGAACTCTGGAGCTGGCTGCAATCGGGAGCGCACTTCTATGTTTGCGGTGACGCCAGCCGAATGGCCGTCGACGTCGATCGCACGCTCAAATCGATCATCGCATCCGAAGGCGGACTCTCCGACCAAGCCGCCGCCGACTAT
- a CDS encoding molybdopterin oxidoreductase family protein: MSIGSTKSLTQINDERRPRSFELPQLLQARTGKMTRELLLNPGDHGLGMTPESLRAETTTVAACGYCATGCGLRLHVRDGQAVGLTPETDYPVNLGMACPKGWEALEVLDADDRATHPLLRDANGELKRVDWDTALTTFTERLKAIQSEHGNDSVAFLSTGQIPCEEMAFLGALAKFGMGMLHGDGNTRQCMATAVTAYKESFGFDAPPYTYDDFQQSDCLVFVGANPCIGHPIMWERVLRNPNSPEIIVLDPRRTETAMAATQHVQLRPKNDLAILYAITQHLIASDLVDHEFIAAHTTGYDELASHVAAFTPDAVGPAAGISADEIRRAAETIGQAKAASLWWTMGVNQSYEGTRTAQAMINIALITGNIGRPGTGANSITGQCNAMGSRLWSNTTNLFGHHKFESPEDRARVASILGIDVDTIPTETGWSYDRIVEGIRNDEIKGLWVIATNPAHSWIDRGDFKVLLDKLDFLVVQDMYASTETARLADLVLPAAGWGEKEGTFINSERRYGLLKKVRKAPGEALADFQIFRAVAAYWGVEDMFADWTHPEAVFETMQAASAGRPCDITGIDGYRQLDQCGGIQWPWSREDAAAQQTPPQERRLFADGSFCHPDAKARLIVDNITPMPEPPDQAFPILLMSGRGTVSQWHTQTRTSKSKVLRKLYPERPYVEIHPTDASLIGVHNGDTVSVRSRRGEVFVTAMVTPTVQRNQAFIPMHYDIINELTLRHFDPHSRQPSFKDCAVAIRKA, translated from the coding sequence ATGAGCATCGGATCCACCAAATCATTGACCCAAATCAACGACGAGCGTCGCCCGCGGTCCTTTGAGCTTCCCCAGCTGCTGCAGGCTCGCACGGGCAAGATGACCCGTGAACTGCTGCTCAACCCGGGCGACCATGGGCTGGGGATGACGCCCGAGTCGTTGCGTGCCGAAACAACCACCGTGGCCGCATGCGGCTATTGCGCCACCGGTTGCGGATTGCGTCTTCACGTCCGCGACGGACAAGCCGTAGGTTTGACCCCCGAAACCGATTACCCGGTCAACCTGGGCATGGCTTGCCCCAAGGGGTGGGAAGCCCTGGAGGTGCTCGACGCCGATGACCGAGCGACCCACCCGTTGCTGCGCGATGCCAATGGCGAACTCAAACGCGTCGACTGGGACACCGCACTGACGACGTTTACCGAGCGTTTGAAAGCCATTCAATCCGAACACGGCAACGATTCGGTCGCGTTCCTCAGCACGGGGCAAATCCCTTGTGAAGAGATGGCGTTTCTCGGCGCGCTGGCAAAGTTCGGGATGGGAATGCTGCACGGCGACGGCAACACGCGGCAATGCATGGCAACCGCCGTGACCGCGTACAAGGAATCGTTCGGATTCGACGCACCACCGTACACCTATGACGATTTCCAACAGAGCGATTGTCTGGTGTTTGTCGGCGCCAATCCCTGCATCGGGCACCCGATCATGTGGGAACGCGTGCTCCGCAATCCGAACTCACCCGAGATCATTGTGCTGGATCCCCGCCGGACCGAAACGGCGATGGCCGCGACACAGCATGTGCAACTGCGTCCCAAGAACGATCTGGCCATTCTGTATGCGATCACCCAGCACCTGATTGCATCGGATTTGGTCGACCACGAATTCATCGCGGCACACACGACCGGATACGATGAACTGGCTTCCCACGTCGCGGCGTTCACCCCCGACGCCGTCGGCCCCGCTGCCGGCATCTCCGCCGACGAGATCCGCCGCGCCGCCGAAACGATCGGTCAGGCGAAGGCGGCGTCGTTGTGGTGGACGATGGGCGTCAACCAAAGCTACGAGGGGACTCGAACCGCCCAGGCGATGATCAACATCGCCTTGATCACCGGAAACATCGGGCGCCCGGGAACCGGTGCCAACAGCATCACCGGACAGTGCAACGCGATGGGGTCGCGATTGTGGAGCAACACGACCAACCTGTTCGGTCACCACAAATTCGAATCGCCCGAAGATCGCGCGCGCGTCGCAAGCATCCTCGGTATCGACGTGGACACCATCCCCACAGAAACCGGCTGGTCCTACGACCGAATCGTCGAGGGCATCCGCAACGACGAAATCAAAGGGCTGTGGGTGATCGCCACCAACCCGGCACATAGCTGGATCGACCGAGGCGACTTCAAAGTCTTGCTCGACAAGCTCGATTTTCTGGTGGTGCAAGACATGTACGCATCCACCGAGACCGCGCGGCTGGCCGATCTGGTGTTGCCGGCCGCGGGTTGGGGCGAAAAGGAAGGCACGTTCATCAACAGCGAACGGCGCTATGGGCTGCTCAAGAAAGTCCGCAAAGCCCCCGGCGAAGCGCTGGCGGATTTCCAGATCTTTCGCGCCGTCGCAGCCTACTGGGGCGTCGAAGACATGTTTGCCGATTGGACACACCCCGAAGCCGTGTTCGAAACAATGCAAGCGGCCAGCGCAGGCCGTCCCTGCGACATCACCGGAATCGACGGCTATCGACAGCTTGATCAATGCGGCGGCATCCAGTGGCCGTGGTCGCGTGAGGACGCGGCGGCGCAGCAGACGCCGCCCCAAGAACGTCGACTGTTCGCCGACGGATCGTTTTGCCACCCGGACGCCAAGGCACGGTTGATCGTTGACAACATCACGCCGATGCCCGAACCGCCGGACCAAGCATTCCCGATTCTGTTGATGTCCGGACGCGGCACGGTCAGCCAGTGGCACACGCAAACACGGACCAGCAAGAGCAAGGTTCTGCGAAAGCTTTACCCCGAGCGGCCGTATGTCGAAATCCATCCGACCGACGCCAGTTTGATCGGCGTTCACAACGGCGACACCGTTTCGGTGCGTTCACGACGGGGCGAAGTCTTCGTCACCGCGATGGTCACGCCCACCGTCCAGCGAAATCAAGCGTTCATCCCGATGCACTATGACATCATCAATGAACTGACACTGCGGCATTTCGATCCCCATTCACGGCAACCGAGTTTCAAGGACTGCGCCGTGGCGATCCGCAAAGCCTAA